The nucleotide sequence ttcatgatgtattttcttttttagtttagaattaattttcttaaaaattacatgtttaaaaaaaaattatgatcatgctaagtaattttgaaaatgataatattgcatattttatgataaacaaataaaataattttgattgaaaatatgaaatcatggttaagaagtaataatgtgtattacgttgatttccattgttatttcttaattttgatttaaaaaaatcatgtttgatttgaagaaatgcataatgatgtaatattaaatattttgattaacaattttatgcatgagattttaagctatacatgatgataagcatgtgttattttcatgagtgtatttgaaaaactatggcaaaaatgtgctcgaatgcatgaacttgttaagattatttttcggactttcttgattcaatgttcaaatcacttaattgccatgatgattttacactattacatgccttaataacatgttggaaattatgtgttttggatacaaaatttttatgatcatgagcatgttttatcttcataactgaacttgaaaatcaatagcaaaactttgtccgaatgcatgaaagtgttaaatttcattttcggattttcttgatcataataatttatttttgagaatctattgatcttgatggttttatgatgaaatttatttttcgatcctaaacgttgatgtatgtttaacataaatgaaaaagcatgctaacatgaaatcaatcacttaaaatgaaatacttaaaaaaagggaaaatatattatcaatgaaatcattaatctacttatattacgaattttgtgaaccataaaaatgatttttggtgatttgaatttgaatgagttttatccaaaatcatgatcttggttccgtgatatttacaaattaagatttattatgaatcaagattttttcattaatcgttctcctaagattttcttttgattaattatggagtaggtttttcaaaaagaaatcatgtcttttggtattcacatgttctaatctttcatgatatgatttttatgcaattccttgtattaatgaaatgtttatctcatcacctaataattcttcttgatattccttatgtgatgataagaatacatgaaatattcattaatttattttgatatatacaaataagaagtttcgatcatgtatagtagaatgtaatttgacaaatttggtaccatcatgttgcaaaataaatgatgattagaaatcatgcattaatgatgattgtatattttatgatttggcatgatgcatgcaatgatgaaatattcatgaatttgaaatgatgcatgcaatacttatgacaatgatgtacatgatgtattgcatatgatatgtatcatgaatgctttaaatgatgaatgtttggtatcatgatcaacatgttgataaatgcttaaaaattttaatgtttgagtatcatgtatgatatacccattaatgatgattgatttatttttcggtatcgtgcatgaaaaataaggtttttgaaattgtgtatgttttaatttgaatatataatgatgcacaaataaaattgatacttacctttgtcataatctgaaaattgaaaaaagggtcttcccttctttttgataatgacaaagggggagcaagaatttctagcgtggacatcatgaaaagaggcaaactagctagcttacacaattcaagatgaaagcaaaaattacactcctctaaagagacgatgcaaatgtaacacttgccaaattgtttgcttgcctcatgtaaaacattatctcttactagtttggcattttgctagcttgcactttgcaaagaaagcaaaaatgacacttctcaaaagagaagaaagagcttgttatcttgaacatcacaagcttgccaaacaaaaattgcaaaagtgctaccttgcctatctcaagaagcaaaacttgcaacttgcatattgcaataggaagcaagaatcataagcttacacaagaaagctatcttgcatttgctttcaaaatttttgctagcttgtatgtagtaaaacttgcatatcgtaaaaattgctagcttgtagtataaagagaagtaaatagttgctatctcaagaaaattaaacatgctaaacttacaccttgcaaaggaagcaaaattgtgagctcaaacattgcaaaggaagcaaaaatttgctagcttgcaacttgcatattttaagaagcaagagttgccttcttgaacatctctaaattgctagcttgcaagttctaaaatgttgtaacattgctagcttgcatgttctaaaagtgctatcttgtatgctgtaaaacttgcatatctaaaacttgatagcctaaatgttctaagcataatgtaacatttgctaaattttctggcttcaaaactgcatgatgataaaacttgatattatgtttttcatgcaataagttaaactaatattccaaacacaagaatagttggacctctcctttttgttgatgacaaagggggagaagtatgatgttatgcatacgttcatgatgacgtgttgcaagtattcatgatgaatattgcaatgacttgaattcagtttgtatgcataagtttatgcataagttcatgatgacgtgttgcaagtattcataatgaatattgcaatgacttgaattcagtttgtatTCAaggtttatcaatatggcatattgatagggggagtttgtttaaactccgggagttaagtttaactccgtcatcaagtggttgtcatcatcaaaaagggggagattgttgaatctcgtattttgatgatgaaactacttgatatatgtttatgatttaatctgcgttttgagtgacgcaggatgcttcgatcaggatgagacaattaaagcaggaaaatcatgttgtgccggaggaacatgttagaagattggacgtcgggccggtggatcggtcgacgtatcgacagaaggctttgagtcgtggactcgggtatcgggccaagaagagcgggtattgtgccaaggatattggagttgcggagtcaattggtcgattgggcaataggctgcaggagaggacgatgcgccgaagaatcggacgaagcgtcgagggaccaatgacatgccggacaacttggttaattacttaggattaattgtctcgatcgaagttttgttgtaagtgtgcaggattaactacgatggaagaaagacatgcagtaggagttgagccggagtcaagacaatgatcacgttgggagttcgagagttcgacggaagttcggacagtcatcggaggttctgcgggaacaaatccgagaagtccatgagcttgccaaagaagctcgttggaactcgccaagtggatcgtcgcaagtccaggagtttgccggaagtccgcaggagcatcaccgagggttcatcggatgatcgacggaagttcgccggaagctcgccggaagaagcgattgacgcaccggagcaagttacagtaaatgtcttaggaaatatcatagttagcataataattaagttggaaatgggaggtgatcccattaacttaatcttgggacaattgggcccctgaaaaacccaaattgagccgaatggatcaacccattcggaccctgatttctgccaggtggttgaaccgcccaagccaagcggtggcaccacctgggctcagtctccgagcaagactgggcggtgcaaccgccccagccaggcggtggcaccgcctgggctcagtcttcgagcgagactgggcagtgcaaccgcccctgacaggaggtggcaccgcctaggctcagtctccgagctctggctgagcgatgcaaccgcctcagtcaggcagtggcaccgcctgagctcggtcttcgagctctggcaggaggtgcaaccgcccctgacaggaggtggcatcgcccagaggctcagtcttcgagctctgccaggcggtgcaaccgccagatcccggaattgcgggaattgatagttttgagctccaaattcaaactgggttggggcctataaataccccaccctttcagcactgaaagggcacctagaaaccaccgaaattctgattttactttgtgatttttagagctcaaaagtgttgtatgagttgaaagttcttcttcctcttttcttctaagttctaatctgttaagagaggaaagaaaattctgtaaggcttgtctcctaagctcgtcaaaaggagtgaaactgtaaaagggtggttggccttcgcctattgaaggaaggcctctagttgacgtcggtgatctcgtcggtggaggaagccaaaagtggagtaggtcaagattgaccgaaccactctaaatctcggtttgcatttactttgagcatcttatccttactgcaaatctcctcaatagcGTACTaccttctgcacatatacgatcttgtttcaagctctgcattttccgaatcggtgtttagacgtaaatcatttttatcgtacgaacatcatatttcagtttgtgtttacgttctgatttctatcataactgcaaactacctttatatctttgctttaactgcatcttgcttggttacaagttaaagtgatttacgaatcggattttctactgaaatcgctcttatcgtacgaacgcgattttaatcgtcgaaagttttctgctgcactaattcaccccccaccccccacccccccccctcttagtgctcttgatcctaacaccctcAACTTCAAGCTGCCAGCATTGGAGACCTATGATGGCAACTCCGACCCCGCAGAGCATGTTGCCgcatttcgggctcagatggccctatATGGCACCTTCGATGCACTGATGTGTCGGGCATTCTCAACCACCTTTAGGGGACCAACACGAGCGTGGTTCAGCCGGCTGTGCCAGTCCTCAATCGTGTCCTTCGACCAGCTCACCAGGGAGTTTGAGCAGAACTTCCTCACTAGCGTAcgacccaggccttccatggccacctttcCCGTGTTATCTCAGCACGAAGATGAGTCACTCTCTTAGTTTGTGGCACGTTTCGCCACTGAGATCCGGGGATTCCCAAatgctcacccctctttaatcatgcaggcatttctgatgggcttgaagccttcaaggttcttctggtaGCTAATCGAGAAGCTGCCAGTAACCATCCTCGAGATTCTCCAACGCGCTAACCAGTACATTGCCGTCGAAGCTTTGGTGGTGGGAAAGCGCATGGATggcaagaggccaagggcggaaCAATCCTAGGGAATGACCTCAGCAGCCCAAGTGCAACCCCACCGGAGGCCCGACCGACAAGAGTTACTGCTCCCGAGGCCCCCACCTCTCCCTCTGAACACGTCTCGTACCGAGATCTTTCTCCAAATCAGGGAGAAAGGTCTCTAGCGACAGCCCAACCCCATGAAAACTACTCACAAAGATCAGtccaaatattgcaggttccactATGACTATGGCCATGACACGGAAGACTACCACGACCTCTAGAATCAAATTGAGGAACTGATCCAGAGAGGTCACCTCAGGCGCTATCTCAAGAAACCCCGAGAAGCGACTCCACGCCCTAGGGGACCCATCGAAAGACAGATCGACATCAACTTTGGAGGACCAGCAGCCGACGGCAACAGCTCAGCGGCGAGGAAGGCCTACGCTCGAAGCGCGGTCGAGAAACGTCTCTGGCCCGAGCTCGAGCCTGAAATCACTTTCGGAGCCAAAGAAGTCGAGTGCTCCCATCATGATAatgctttggtgatctccattcGGATCGCCAACACTCGAGTCAAAAGGGTGATGGTCGACATCAGGAGTTCCGCCGACGTCCTGTACCTCGATGTCTTTAAGAAGCTCAGTTTGACCAAGGAGGACCTCACCCCTATGGCATCGACACTCACTGGATTCACGGGGGATTCCATCTCCTCGCTCAGGACCGCCATCCTCCCTGTCACCATCGAGGAAGATCTGAGAGCATAGACAATaatgactaccttcatggtagtcgatctaCCCTCGGCCTACAATGTCATCCTCAGCCGACCGATGCTCAACAAGTTAAAGGTGGTGGTATCCACCTACCATTGGGCCATCAAGTTTCCGACTTCGGCGGGGATTGGGGAATCTCGAAGTGATCCGGGAGAGTCAAGGTGATGGTATCTTACGGCGGTTACTCTCCCGGGGAAGTCACACCTCCGTTAAGTCCCTAACCCCCACGAGGGGACCATAGTGCCGATGGAGCTGGAGCCCCCCGAGCAACTCACCGAGGTACCCCTGAAAAGGAACCGACCCAATCTGACTGTGAAAATTGGGATGACGTTCCCCGAAGTGGATCAGCTCCACCTCATTGATTTTCTGAGAAAAAATGCCGATGTGTTCGCATGGTCCCCCGAGGAGATGCCCGGGATTGACCCGGAGGTAACCCAGCACTGTCTCAACATCGACCCCGAGGCTCGTCCGATGAGGCAAAGACCAAGGAAGTTCATGCCCAACCGACAGAAGGCAATCAACGACGAGGTCGACTGCCTTAAAGAAGCGGGATTCATTACCTAGGTGAAATACTCTCAGTGGTTGTCGAATGTAGTTCTCATTAAGAAATCCAATGGAAGCAATGATTACACTGATCTCAACCGGGCATGCCCCAAGGACTACTATCTACTTCCCAGGATAGACCAACTAGTCGACGCCACTACGGGCTATGAACTCCTTACATTCATGGATGCATTCTTGGGCTACAACAAAATCCGGTTGGCAACTCAAGATCAAGAGAGCACCTCCTTCATCACCAACAGAGGGGTGTATTGCTACAAAGTGATGCCCTTCGGTCTGAAGAATGCTGGGGCAACTTATCAAAGGATGGTTGACAAGCTGTTCAAGCACCAGCTCGGGAGGAATATGGAAGTATACGTTGACGACATGATTGTAAAGAGCAAGGCTGCAAGCGTGCACTTGACCAACCTGGCAAAAACATTTCAAACACGCTCAGACGGTTCAACATGCATCTGAATCCCGCGAAGTGCGTCTTCGGGGTCAGCTCGGGGAGGTTCCTCGGCTTTGTCATTCACTAGAGGAGGATAGatgccaacccggaaaaggtttAGGCCATAACCGAGATGCATTCCCCCCGCTCGATCAAGGAGGTGTAGCGACTCACTAGGAAGTTGGCAGCGCTCAACAGGTTCGTGCCATGCTCGGGCGACAAGTGCCTCCCTTTCTTCCGGGCTCTGTGATAGGCCGACAACTTTACATGGACCTCGGAATGCGAAGAAGCCTTCAAAAAGTTGAAGGCGTGCCTCGCCCGCTTTCCTCGACTCGCCTCACCTGAGCTAGGCGAAACCCTTGGCCTCTACTTGGAGACCTCGATGCAAGTAGTCAGCTCGGTGTTAGTTCAGGAAATGCCACCAATGAAACAACCCGTATACCACGTTAGCCATGTCCTCGTTAGGCCCGAGGCGCGGTCCTCCCCGATCGAGAAGCTAACCCTCGTGCTAATGAAGATGACCCAAAAGCTGCGGCCCTATTTCCAAGCTCACACAATCAAAGTGATCACCGACCAGCCATTGTGACAAATCCTTTCCAACTTCGACGCATCGGGTCGGATGCTGCGATGGTCGGTCGAGCTCAGCGAATTCGACATTCAATACTCCCCCAGGACTACTATCAAAGCTCAAGTACTGGCTGACTTTATTTCTAAGCTAACTCCTGAAGACCATGCTATTGGGCAGGAGAACAACAAGAGCACATGGACGACTTGTCCACTACCGAAGCAGCCGGGGTCGGGCTTATCCTCAAAGGTCCATCCGGAGAAACCTATGAGAGGTCGCTCCGATTACAATTtcgggccaccaacaacgaggccgaGTACGAGGCACTACTTCACGACCTACGCCTCGCTCTAGAGATGCATGTGGACA is from Musa acuminata AAA Group cultivar baxijiao chromosome BXJ1-6, Cavendish_Baxijiao_AAA, whole genome shotgun sequence and encodes:
- the LOC135677487 gene encoding uncharacterized protein LOC135677487; this translates as MALYGTFDALMCRAFSTTFRGPTRAWFSRLCQSSIVSFDQLTREFEQNFLTSRGHLRRYLKKPREATPRPRGPIERQIDINFGGPAADGNSSAARKAYARSAVEKRLWPELEPEITFGAKEVECSHHDNALVISIRIANTRVKRVMVDIRSSADVLYLDVFKKLSLTKEDLTPMASTLTGFTGDSISSLRTAILPVTIEEDLRA